A window of the Mucilaginibacter sp. cycad4 genome harbors these coding sequences:
- a CDS encoding HigA family addiction module antitoxin produces the protein MNNQVLDHNGNEVEIEAFHPGEFLQEEIKERAILKKDVAKALHIWPHHLSEIFAGKRNISAKLAVRLEKLLGISSHYWLGLQMEYDLFVAREEELSV, from the coding sequence ATGAATAATCAGGTATTAGATCATAATGGTAACGAAGTTGAAATAGAAGCATTTCATCCGGGCGAATTTTTGCAGGAAGAAATTAAAGAAAGGGCTATCCTCAAAAAGGATGTAGCTAAAGCCCTCCATATTTGGCCCCATCACTTAAGCGAGATATTTGCAGGCAAAAGAAATATTTCTGCAAAGCTTGCTGTAAGGCTTGAAAAGCTATTAGGTATCAGTTCCCATTATTGGTTAGGTTTACAAATGGAATATGATTTGTTTGTTGCCAGAGAAGAAGAGCTATCGGTTTAA
- a CDS encoding bifunctional riboflavin kinase/FAD synthetase, with protein sequence MRVYNNIDEFTAVNNAVVTIGTFDGVHIGHRKIISGIKELAESTGGETVILTFFPHPRMILHPEDESIKLITTITEKAELMERLGVDHLIITPFSRDFSNQSAESYIRDVLVNKIGTKKIVIGYDHRFGKDRQGGFEDLQRLSPVYGFDVVEIPEQDINEVAISSTRIRNALLSGDIHLANAFLGYPFFITGKVVRGDQIGRQLGYPTANIVVEEKYKLIPCDGIFAVTVIVAGRTYKGMAYIGSRPTVNGLTRNIEVNIFDFNEEIYNQTIRMEFHHYIRGDVKFSSLEELKVQLAQDKVDVLKVMGLDA encoded by the coding sequence ATGAGGGTTTACAATAATATTGACGAATTTACAGCGGTAAACAATGCAGTAGTCACCATCGGTACATTTGATGGGGTACACATAGGGCACCGTAAAATTATATCAGGCATTAAGGAACTGGCCGAAAGCACAGGAGGCGAAACGGTGATCCTTACTTTTTTTCCGCACCCGCGCATGATCCTGCACCCGGAGGATGAAAGCATAAAGCTGATAACCACCATTACCGAAAAGGCCGAACTAATGGAACGCCTTGGGGTTGATCATCTCATTATAACCCCTTTTTCAAGGGATTTCTCCAATCAATCTGCCGAGAGCTATATTCGTGATGTGCTGGTTAACAAAATCGGTACAAAAAAAATAGTGATCGGCTACGACCACCGCTTCGGTAAGGACAGGCAGGGTGGCTTTGAAGACCTGCAGCGCCTTAGCCCTGTTTATGGTTTTGATGTGGTAGAGATTCCCGAACAGGACATCAACGAAGTGGCCATCAGCTCAACCCGTATTCGTAATGCCCTGTTAAGCGGTGATATTCATTTGGCCAATGCCTTTTTAGGCTATCCTTTCTTTATTACCGGAAAGGTTGTCCGCGGCGACCAGATCGGTCGTCAGCTTGGTTATCCGACAGCCAATATCGTGGTTGAAGAAAAATATAAGCTTATTCCGTGCGATGGTATTTTTGCGGTAACCGTGATTGTAGCCGGGCGCACATACAAAGGAATGGCCTATATCGGCAGCCGCCCAACGGTTAATGGCCTTACCCGCAATATCGAGGTAAATATTTTTGATTTTAACGAAGAAATCTATAATCAAACTATCCGTATGGAGTTTCATCATTACATTCGCGGCGATGTCAAATTTTCATCACTCGAAGAGTTAAAAGTGCAGCTGGCACAGGATAAGGTGGATGTATTGAAGGTGATGGGCCTGGATGCTTAG
- a CDS encoding cobalamin-binding protein has translation MPTEKIVSLLPAATEIICALGLEENLVGRSHECDFPASVKHLPICTEANFPDGLSSADIDVKVKEILADALSVYTVKREQIKTLAPDVVVTQAQCEVCAVSLKDVEEALENYLDKQAQIISLQPNNLDDILNDITTIANALDVQQAGTELLESLQERVDIIKHKLKFIDSKPTVACIEWLEPIMISGNWVPGLVNIAGGTPVLAQEGKHSPYVEWDDILQQDPEIIVVMPCGFSIERTMREINLLLDRPGFASLKAVKNDRFYIADGNQYFNRPGPRIVDSIEILAEIIRPKQFIFGYEGEGWIKFSV, from the coding sequence ATGCCAACTGAAAAAATAGTTTCGTTACTCCCGGCCGCTACCGAAATAATTTGTGCTTTAGGACTTGAGGAGAATTTAGTGGGCCGTTCGCACGAATGTGATTTTCCGGCATCTGTTAAACATTTACCCATATGTACCGAAGCTAATTTTCCTGATGGTTTAAGCAGTGCCGATATTGATGTAAAAGTGAAAGAGATCCTGGCCGATGCGTTATCGGTTTATACCGTAAAGCGCGAACAAATTAAAACCCTTGCACCGGATGTGGTGGTAACCCAGGCCCAATGCGAGGTTTGTGCTGTATCCCTGAAAGATGTTGAAGAAGCGCTGGAAAACTATCTTGATAAGCAGGCGCAAATTATCTCGCTGCAACCCAATAATCTTGATGATATCCTTAACGATATTACTACCATTGCTAATGCGCTTGACGTACAGCAGGCAGGTACCGAACTGCTTGAAAGCCTGCAGGAACGGGTTGACATTATTAAGCATAAACTGAAGTTTATAGATAGCAAACCCACCGTTGCCTGTATTGAATGGCTGGAGCCAATAATGATATCCGGCAACTGGGTACCAGGCCTGGTAAACATAGCAGGCGGAACGCCCGTTTTAGCGCAGGAGGGCAAGCACTCGCCATATGTTGAGTGGGATGACATCCTGCAGCAGGATCCGGAAATTATTGTGGTGATGCCTTGCGGCTTCAGTATTGAACGCACCATGCGGGAGATCAACCTGCTGTTGGACCGCCCGGGTTTTGCATCACTCAAAGCGGTGAAAAACGACAGGTTTTATATTGCCGATGGGAACCAATATTTCAATCGTCCCGGTCCAAGGATTGTAGATTCCATTGAGATCCTGGCCGAAATTATCCGCCCCAAGCAGTTCATATTTGGTTATGAAGGGGAAGGATGGATTAAGTTTTCGGTGTGA
- a CDS encoding zeta toxin family protein, protein MDAAFETNFRDADVINSVQQFKDKGYQSRLVFMGLDSVEASIERVKLRVAKGGHAVPLEYININYTESLTNLRKFYNRFTSVHLYQNLQRLNDDYEMVPLMTIINGQITEENEQPPYWAQQLLQIIAQS, encoded by the coding sequence ATAGATGCGGCGTTTGAAACTAATTTTCGCGATGCTGACGTTATTAATTCAGTTCAGCAGTTTAAAGATAAGGGTTACCAATCCCGCCTGGTATTTATGGGGCTTGATTCCGTTGAAGCAAGCATAGAAAGAGTAAAGTTACGAGTGGCTAAAGGCGGACATGCTGTTCCGTTAGAATATATCAACATAAATTATACCGAAAGCCTGACTAATCTCCGCAAGTTTTATAACAGATTTACATCTGTACATCTATACCAAAACTTGCAACGATTAAATGATGATTATGAAATGGTTCCGTTAATGACCATAATCAACGGACAAATAACAGAAGAGAACGAGCAACCCCCTTATTGGGCGCAGCAACTGCTTCAAATCATTGCTCAATCCTAA
- a CDS encoding HAD-IB family phosphatase — MEQYFIIDFDSTFTQVEALDELARISLKNRPDREDIYKQIEDLTNASMEGKLSFTESLERRVKLLNANRDHLKQLISHLKKKVSTSFSRNTIFFKNHQDEVLIVSGGFKEFITPVVTEYHIKKENIYANTFVFDEEGNIIGYDRENPLSQEGGKVKLLKELQLPGDIYGIGDGYSDFQLKESGMIKKFFAFTENIERKSVAEKADHITPSFDEFLYLNKLPRAISYPKNRIKCLVVGNVDEDALDQLKKEGYNMRHRESVEEKYLEEAGVLFCDEEHQPSAEQVQNAGRLKVIGIFGKCNRKLADAAAENGIIIFDDPRHNPHSNDFLPKRVMAFMNEGKTHTSCNFPDLQPPRVNNAHRLIHIHKNVPGILAKINDVFARHNINIVGEFLVTNPQIGYVITDVNTGYDTEVLNELKAIEHTIKFRLLY, encoded by the coding sequence ATGGAGCAGTACTTTATTATTGATTTCGACAGCACTTTTACACAGGTTGAGGCCCTTGATGAACTGGCCCGGATCTCTCTCAAAAATCGTCCCGACCGCGAAGATATCTACAAGCAGATTGAAGATTTGACCAATGCATCGATGGAAGGTAAACTATCCTTTACCGAAAGTTTAGAGCGCAGGGTAAAACTACTCAACGCCAACCGCGATCATTTAAAGCAACTGATCAGCCATCTTAAAAAGAAGGTTTCCACTTCTTTTTCGCGAAATACTATTTTCTTTAAAAATCACCAGGACGAGGTGTTGATCGTATCTGGCGGGTTCAAAGAGTTCATTACACCGGTAGTAACCGAATATCACATTAAAAAAGAAAATATCTACGCCAACACTTTTGTGTTTGACGAGGAAGGCAATATCATAGGTTATGACCGCGAAAACCCGCTTTCGCAGGAGGGTGGCAAGGTAAAGCTGCTGAAAGAGCTCCAGTTACCGGGCGATATCTATGGTATCGGTGACGGCTATTCTGATTTCCAGTTAAAGGAATCGGGCATGATCAAAAAGTTCTTCGCTTTTACCGAAAACATCGAACGTAAATCGGTAGCCGAGAAGGCCGACCATATTACCCCAAGTTTTGACGAATTCCTCTATCTGAATAAACTACCCCGTGCCATCTCCTACCCTAAAAACCGTATTAAATGCTTGGTTGTGGGTAATGTGGATGAGGATGCTTTAGACCAGCTCAAAAAAGAAGGATACAACATGCGCCACCGCGAAAGCGTTGAAGAAAAATATCTTGAAGAAGCCGGCGTATTGTTTTGCGACGAAGAACATCAGCCAAGTGCTGAGCAGGTTCAAAATGCAGGCAGGTTAAAGGTGATTGGTATTTTTGGCAAATGTAACCGCAAGCTGGCCGATGCCGCTGCCGAAAACGGGATCATTATATTTGACGACCCGAGGCATAATCCGCACAGCAACGACTTCCTTCCGAAAAGGGTAATGGCGTTCATGAACGAGGGCAAAACACATACCAGCTGTAATTTCCCCGATCTGCAACCGCCGCGTGTTAACAATGCGCACCGTTTAATTCACATCCACAAAAACGTACCGGGGATCCTGGCTAAAATTAACGATGTGTTCGCCCGCCATAATATTAACATTGTGGGTGAGTTCCTGGTTACTAACCCGCAAATAGGTTATGTAATTACCGATGTTAACACAGGCTATGATACCGAAGTGTTGAATGAGTTAAAAGCCATTGAACATACTATCAAGTTCAGGCTTTTATATTAA
- a CDS encoding LysE family transporter, whose amino-acid sequence MIFLTFFIGIIANFIGYIPPGNINLTLVQITINRGIKEAVRFITAFSAVEFFFTYFIMHAARWLSGQLQLNTVIDWIMVVLFGVMGYITWVHRNKPPKANYSEHASIKYGILLGFLNPMQVPFWMVTGTYLITHEWILDGRVALVIFSLGSAAGAFLCLFIYAKFARYIQQRFALSTKLINTSIAILFFAFAMYHVVKQVYLSFFKH is encoded by the coding sequence ATGATATTTCTAACATTCTTCATCGGGATCATAGCCAACTTTATAGGCTATATTCCCCCTGGCAACATAAACCTAACTTTAGTACAGATCACTATAAACCGTGGCATTAAGGAAGCTGTACGTTTTATAACCGCTTTTTCGGCTGTTGAATTTTTCTTTACTTATTTCATAATGCATGCTGCCCGCTGGCTTTCGGGGCAATTGCAGCTCAATACAGTTATCGACTGGATAATGGTAGTGCTTTTCGGCGTAATGGGATATATCACCTGGGTGCATCGTAACAAGCCGCCTAAAGCCAACTACTCCGAACATGCCAGTATTAAATACGGTATTTTATTAGGCTTTTTAAACCCTATGCAGGTGCCCTTCTGGATGGTGACCGGCACATACCTTATCACACATGAATGGATCCTTGACGGCCGGGTAGCCCTTGTTATTTTTAGCCTGGGTTCGGCAGCAGGTGCTTTTTTATGCCTGTTTATCTACGCCAAATTTGCCAGGTATATACAGCAACGATTTGCGCTAAGCACCAAATTGATCAATACCAGCATAGCTATATTATTTTTCGCTTTCGCGATGTATCATGTTGTGAAACAGGTTTATCTGTCATTTTTTAAGCACTGA
- a CDS encoding type II toxin-antitoxin system RelE/ParE family toxin encodes MHVIIEDHFLGEVANYNKVTGKSPFPDEVIKAFKKRLYQIRQAKNTADLRMIKSLHFEKLKGKKYEGKYSIRLNISYRLIFRIENNEISRLEIICIEEINNHYS; translated from the coding sequence ATGCATGTAATAATTGAAGATCACTTTCTGGGTGAAGTGGCCAATTACAACAAAGTAACCGGAAAATCACCTTTTCCGGACGAAGTGATCAAAGCTTTTAAAAAACGCTTATACCAAATCAGACAGGCAAAAAATACTGCTGATTTGCGGATGATTAAAAGCCTTCATTTTGAAAAACTAAAAGGAAAGAAATACGAGGGTAAATATTCGATACGATTGAATATATCTTACCGTTTAATATTTCGGATTGAAAACAACGAGATCAGCAGATTGGAGATCATTTGTATTGAAGAGATCAACAATCACTACTCATAA
- a CDS encoding branched-chain amino acid aminotransferase, with amino-acid sequence MTETLDIKISRTTASRLQQTDFDNLPFGKTFSDHMFVADYADGEWKNLSVIPYGEIGLSPAISALHYGQAFFEGLKAYKHADGKITVFRPDKNAIRFNKSAERLCMPTLPEEIFLQSIATLVDLDRDWVPSKPNHALYIRPFMFATDPYLGVTPSSTYKYMVLVGPVGPYFSKPLRVKIETHYTRAAEGGMGYAKAAGNYGSSMLPARKATEEGFDQLIWTDAKEHKFIEEMGAANAMFLLDGKLITAEAKDTILDGVTRDTVIALAKEWGITVEERKVSVAEIVEGAKNGKLTDAFGAGTAATIAPVASISYEGKEYFLSDPKTREFSNKVFDTLDAIKYGNAPDTHNWNYLVSE; translated from the coding sequence ATGACCGAGACATTGGACATCAAGATCAGCAGGACTACTGCTTCCCGTTTGCAGCAAACGGACTTCGACAACTTACCTTTTGGAAAAACTTTTTCTGACCACATGTTTGTGGCCGATTACGCGGACGGTGAATGGAAAAATCTCTCGGTCATTCCCTATGGCGAAATTGGTCTAAGCCCTGCAATTTCAGCACTTCATTACGGACAAGCGTTTTTTGAAGGACTGAAAGCCTATAAACACGCGGATGGAAAAATCACTGTTTTCCGCCCGGATAAAAATGCTATCCGTTTCAACAAATCGGCCGAGCGCCTTTGCATGCCAACCTTGCCCGAAGAGATCTTCCTGCAAAGTATAGCTACCCTGGTTGATCTTGACCGCGATTGGGTTCCTTCAAAGCCAAACCATGCTTTGTACATCCGTCCGTTCATGTTTGCTACTGATCCGTACCTGGGCGTAACACCGTCTTCTACTTATAAATATATGGTATTGGTTGGCCCGGTTGGCCCCTACTTTTCAAAACCATTGCGTGTTAAAATTGAAACACACTATACCCGCGCTGCTGAAGGCGGTATGGGTTATGCCAAAGCTGCTGGTAATTACGGAAGCTCCATGCTGCCTGCCCGCAAAGCAACCGAAGAAGGTTTTGACCAGTTAATATGGACAGATGCCAAAGAGCATAAGTTTATTGAAGAAATGGGTGCAGCTAACGCTATGTTCCTGTTAGATGGTAAACTGATCACCGCCGAAGCAAAAGACACGATACTGGATGGTGTAACCCGCGATACCGTGATTGCCTTAGCTAAAGAGTGGGGTATTACTGTTGAAGAGCGCAAGGTTTCTGTAGCCGAGATTGTGGAAGGTGCTAAAAACGGTAAACTTACCGATGCCTTTGGTGCCGGTACCGCCGCAACCATAGCCCCTGTAGCTTCAATCAGCTACGAAGGCAAAGAGTATTTCCTGAGCGATCCGAAAACACGTGAGTTTTCGAACAAGGTATTTGATACACTTGATGCTATTAAATATGGTAACGCTCCCGATACCCATAACTGGAATTACCTGGTTAGTGAATAA
- a CDS encoding universal stress protein: MKIRKILIGIDESEFSRYAAAYAFDIAHTYSAEVGLVHIVEPIIVPTDTQDGLLGGMPFDPNINLPGTELETLQTDRSAALLNQTAKEWGEGLEIAQFTQYGSTAEGIIECGQEFNADLIVLGTHRRTGIDKFFLGNVAEQVVNKSLIPVLVVPYIEAKN, translated from the coding sequence ATGAAGATCAGGAAGATACTCATCGGCATTGATGAAAGCGAGTTTTCACGTTATGCAGCGGCCTACGCTTTTGATATAGCCCATACCTATAGTGCCGAAGTAGGTTTGGTACATATAGTTGAACCTATCATAGTGCCCACCGATACCCAGGACGGCTTATTAGGAGGGATGCCATTTGATCCTAATATAAACCTGCCAGGCACAGAATTAGAAACATTGCAAACCGACCGCTCTGCCGCATTGCTGAATCAGACAGCAAAAGAATGGGGCGAAGGACTGGAGATAGCTCAATTTACCCAATACGGCTCAACAGCCGAGGGCATTATTGAATGCGGCCAAGAATTTAATGCCGACCTGATAGTTTTAGGCACTCATCGCCGTACCGGTATCGATAAATTCTTTTTAGGTAACGTTGCCGAGCAGGTGGTCAACAAATCGTTGATCCCTGTATTGGTTGTACCTTATATTGAAGCGAAAAATTAA
- a CDS encoding tryptophan 2,3-dioxygenase family protein has translation MHFSPEIEDRLNQLQEKYEAMGQDMNSYLDGLLYADFLTYWDYIHLDTLLSLQNPKTPFPDEEIFIIYHQITELYFKLALHECKQIAEASPLTAEFFTARLKRINRYFGALTHSFEIMVDGMEKEQFLKFRMSLLPASGFQSGQYRMIEIYATDFINLVAKDKREELQHATIEAQFEYLYWKFGATELSTGKKTLTLKQFEKKYSKTFIELGKAAVKHNFNTLAKQFDSSSELTPELRNELRQLDINVNVNWPLSHYKSAVRYLNREPEDIKATGGTNWQKYLPPRFQKRIFYPWVWTDEEKDNWGKAWVDDVLSGI, from the coding sequence ATGCATTTCTCTCCCGAAATTGAAGACCGGTTAAACCAACTGCAGGAAAAATATGAAGCCATGGGCCAGGATATGAACTCATATCTTGATGGCCTGCTTTATGCCGATTTTTTAACCTATTGGGATTATATCCACCTGGATACCCTGCTTAGTTTACAAAACCCTAAAACACCATTTCCTGACGAGGAGATCTTTATTATTTATCACCAGATCACGGAGCTGTATTTTAAGCTTGCCCTGCATGAGTGCAAGCAAATTGCCGAAGCAAGCCCGCTGACTGCTGAGTTTTTTACCGCGCGGCTAAAAAGGATCAACCGGTATTTTGGTGCTTTGACCCACTCGTTCGAAATCATGGTTGACGGGATGGAGAAAGAGCAGTTTTTGAAGTTCAGAATGTCATTGCTGCCGGCAAGCGGTTTCCAGTCGGGCCAGTACCGGATGATCGAGATTTATGCTACGGATTTTATAAACCTGGTTGCTAAAGATAAACGTGAGGAACTGCAGCATGCAACTATTGAAGCGCAATTTGAATACCTGTACTGGAAGTTTGGCGCTACCGAACTTTCGACCGGTAAAAAGACTTTGACGCTTAAACAGTTCGAGAAAAAATACTCAAAAACATTTATTGAGCTGGGCAAAGCTGCCGTTAAGCACAACTTTAATACACTGGCTAAACAGTTTGATTCATCATCAGAACTGACTCCTGAATTACGCAACGAATTGCGCCAGCTGGATATCAATGTCAACGTAAACTGGCCGCTTTCTCATTATAAATCGGCCGTGCGGTACCTGAACCGCGAGCCGGAGGATATTAAGGCAACAGGCGGTACCAACTGGCAAAAATACCTGCCTCCGCGCTTTCAAAAAAGGATTTTTTACCCCTGGGTTTGGACGGACGAAGAGAAAGATAATTGGGGCAAAGCCTGGGTTGATGATGTACTGAGCGGTATTTAA
- the truB gene encoding tRNA pseudouridine(55) synthase TruB — translation MEDLKNTYTKIEEFAEGQLLLVNKPYQWTSFDVVGKLRNSFKPLKLKVGHAGTLDPLATGLLIICTGKMTKQIDTFQAEEKEYTGTMVLGATTPSYDMETEPDKSFDISQLTEEMLRNNCGQFIGEIQQYPPAHSAIKVDGERLYEKARRGEEVELKLRNVTITEFELTGIELPEVDFRVVCSKGTYIRSLVNDFGAALGNGAYLSKLRRTRSGNFKIEDAWEVMELVNTVRELKVSNVPTAR, via the coding sequence ATAGAAGATTTGAAGAACACGTACACTAAGATAGAGGAATTTGCTGAAGGTCAGCTCCTGCTGGTTAATAAACCGTATCAATGGACAAGCTTTGATGTGGTTGGCAAACTCCGCAATTCATTTAAGCCGCTTAAGCTGAAGGTTGGCCATGCAGGCACGCTCGATCCGCTGGCTACCGGTTTGCTGATCATTTGCACTGGTAAAATGACCAAGCAGATTGATACTTTCCAGGCCGAGGAAAAGGAATATACCGGTACCATGGTATTGGGTGCAACTACGCCCTCATATGATATGGAAACGGAACCAGACAAAAGTTTCGACATCAGCCAACTCACCGAAGAAATGCTCCGTAATAACTGCGGACAGTTTATCGGTGAAATCCAGCAATATCCCCCGGCACACTCAGCCATTAAAGTTGATGGCGAACGTTTGTACGAAAAGGCCCGCCGCGGAGAAGAAGTAGAGCTAAAGCTGCGTAACGTAACTATAACCGAGTTTGAACTAACCGGTATTGAGCTGCCCGAGGTGGATTTCAGGGTGGTATGCAGTAAGGGTACTTACATCCGTTCGTTGGTGAATGATTTTGGCGCTGCTTTAGGCAACGGGGCCTATCTTTCAAAACTAAGGCGCACACGCAGCGGCAACTTCAAAATTGAGGATGCCTGGGAAGTAATGGAACTGGTAAATACTGTAAGGGAATTAAAAGTATCAAATGTGCCTACTGCTCGGTAA
- a CDS encoding family 20 glycosylhydrolase translates to MNKIFTLMVVAAVFVCSGFKINDDKKPNITDLHLTWQVMDNNYQNKNQALTALVIANKSHEVLPAGGWKIYFNSGRGFTKAAVSNNALIEQVNGDLYSITPTSGFKDLKPGETARIEFVCDDPVVNITDAPEGPYLVWDTQPEKGYSFGSYDIMPYKPTYQGLITPEIVYDRNKTVTDIPADQLVKVFPTPISYSPGSGTFSFSAGVQVSSADARFSKEAVVLSNYIAGLFGKKSTGKSSGKIISFEYKAGLGNEAYELSVKPTNVVIRASASTGIYYGIQSFKSLIPASALAKTPSSVQIPCVEVTDAPRFAYRAVMLDVARNFQSKQQVLKLLEAMGMYKLNVLHLHLTDDEGWRIEIPSLPELTSVGSKRGHTLDSKRHLPPSHGSGPEINNPFGSGYYTKADYIEILKYANDRHITVVPEIETPGHARGAIKAMNARYDRLMAEGKKTEAEKYLLYDPNDKSEYRSVQYWNDNVIDVSLPSTYNFVETVVNDLINTYKEAGAPLSTIHFGGDEVPANVWEKSPAYVALKATHPEIQNTNDLWYYFYGRVNEILKVKGILLSGWEEMALRKTTLDGQPAYVPNPDFTKEHLQVDVWNNVLGGGQEDLAYRLANSGYKVVLTCVTNLYFDMANYKSFDEPGYYWGAFLGIDKFFSFIPYDYFKNADVDKQGNPINRNIFIGKQRLTDYGKNNIVGLQGALWAETVKGPERMDYMIFPRLLGLAERAWAQDPAWATEKDPAKSKEEYQVAWSNFLNVLGKRELPRLSYYNGGYDYRVPKPGISLQDGKYLSNVEFPGLTIRYTTNGKDPDTGSKVYTGPVNYNGGVIKFRAFDPKGRGSNIAEGGSNNLNP, encoded by the coding sequence ATGAACAAAATTTTTACGCTGATGGTTGTCGCCGCGGTTTTTGTATGCAGCGGTTTTAAAATTAATGATGATAAAAAACCGAACATAACCGACCTGCACCTCACCTGGCAGGTAATGGATAATAACTATCAGAATAAAAATCAAGCCCTCACCGCACTGGTGATTGCCAATAAAAGTCATGAGGTTTTACCGGCAGGGGGATGGAAGATCTACTTTAATTCCGGGCGGGGCTTTACCAAAGCAGCCGTTAGCAATAACGCCCTGATTGAGCAGGTTAACGGCGACTTATACAGCATAACCCCAACATCCGGCTTTAAAGACCTGAAACCCGGCGAAACCGCCCGCATTGAATTTGTGTGCGATGATCCTGTGGTAAACATCACCGATGCGCCCGAAGGGCCATACCTTGTTTGGGATACACAACCTGAAAAAGGCTATTCTTTCGGCTCATATGATATTATGCCGTACAAACCAACCTACCAGGGCTTAATAACCCCCGAAATTGTTTATGACAGGAATAAAACGGTTACCGATATTCCTGCCGATCAATTGGTGAAAGTTTTTCCTACGCCGATTAGTTATAGCCCGGGCAGCGGCACCTTTTCGTTTTCTGCGGGTGTTCAAGTTTCATCAGCTGATGCACGGTTCAGCAAAGAAGCAGTTGTTTTAAGTAATTATATTGCTGGCCTTTTCGGAAAAAAGAGCACAGGCAAATCTTCAGGCAAAATTATTTCATTTGAATATAAAGCCGGTTTGGGTAATGAAGCTTACGAGCTAAGTGTGAAGCCAACCAATGTGGTTATCCGGGCATCTGCAAGTACAGGCATCTATTATGGCATCCAGTCATTCAAAAGCCTGATCCCGGCGAGCGCTTTAGCTAAAACACCATCTTCGGTACAAATCCCCTGTGTGGAAGTTACAGATGCCCCCCGTTTTGCGTACCGTGCAGTGATGCTTGATGTAGCCCGTAACTTTCAGTCGAAACAACAGGTGCTGAAACTGCTGGAAGCGATGGGTATGTACAAGCTTAATGTATTGCACCTGCATTTAACAGATGATGAGGGATGGAGAATAGAGATTCCGTCATTACCCGAGCTTACTTCTGTTGGCTCGAAACGCGGGCATACACTTGATAGCAAACGCCACCTGCCACCGTCGCACGGCTCCGGTCCGGAGATTAACAATCCTTTCGGCAGCGGTTATTATACTAAGGCCGATTATATCGAGATCCTGAAATACGCTAACGACCGCCATATTACCGTAGTACCTGAAATTGAAACACCCGGCCATGCCCGCGGCGCTATTAAAGCGATGAATGCCCGCTACGACCGACTGATGGCCGAAGGTAAAAAGACTGAAGCCGAAAAATATCTGCTGTATGATCCCAACGATAAATCTGAATATCGCTCGGTACAGTATTGGAATGATAATGTGATTGACGTATCGCTGCCATCAACCTATAACTTTGTGGAGACTGTTGTCAACGATTTGATCAATACTTATAAAGAAGCGGGCGCACCGCTGTCTACCATTCATTTTGGTGGTGATGAAGTACCTGCCAACGTATGGGAAAAATCACCGGCGTATGTGGCGCTCAAGGCCACACATCCCGAAATACAAAACACAAACGATCTGTGGTACTACTTTTATGGTCGCGTTAATGAGATCCTTAAGGTGAAAGGCATCCTGCTTTCGGGTTGGGAAGAAATGGCGCTTCGTAAAACTACACTCGACGGTCAGCCAGCTTACGTACCAAATCCGGATTTTACAAAAGAACACCTACAGGTTGATGTTTGGAACAACGTGTTAGGCGGAGGACAGGAGGATTTGGCTTATCGTTTGGCCAATAGTGGTTACAAAGTGGTGCTAACCTGCGTTACCAACCTGTATTTTGATATGGCTAACTATAAGTCGTTTGATGAGCCGGGCTATTATTGGGGCGCGTTTTTGGGCATTGATAAATTCTTCTCATTTATCCCGTACGATTATTTTAAAAATGCTGATGTTGATAAGCAAGGCAACCCGATAAACAGGAATATCTTCATCGGCAAGCAACGCCTTACGGACTATGGCAAAAACAATATCGTGGGTTTGCAGGGTGCACTATGGGCCGAAACAGTGAAAGGCCCGGAACGGATGGATTACATGATCTTCCCGCGCCTGCTTGGCCTTGCCGAACGTGCCTGGGCGCAAGACCCGGCATGGGCTACCGAAAAAGATCCCGCAAAAAGTAAAGAAGAATACCAGGTGGCCTGGTCAAACTTTCTGAATGTTTTGGGTAAACGTGAGCTGCCGCGCCTTTCTTATTACAACGGCGGTTATGATTATCGTGTGCCAAAACCGGGCATTAGTCTTCAGGATGGTAAATACCTGAGCAATGTTGAATTTCCGGGCTTAACTATCCGTTATACAACCAATGGCAAAGACCCTGATACCGGTAGTAAGGTTTATACCGGTCCGGTTAATTATAACGGTGGTGTTATCAAATTCCGGGCTTTTGATCCGAAAGGGCGGGGAAGTAATATTGCTGAAGGAGGAAGTAATAATTTGAACCCGTAA